The Anolis carolinensis isolate JA03-04 chromosome 1, rAnoCar3.1.pri, whole genome shotgun sequence genome window below encodes:
- the LOC100562696 gene encoding heme-binding protein 1, translating into MEEEAGQGRSCAMSGGGGSSMDLLPPPGAITLEQLQGDFEEEDEEEDEEEECQEDRLLAYWQGVGRGHQVEVPPDMAEPIQQLTRNNQAQDRETVPFTVINRKEKFGELLYEKRHYGPSKWACVNAQEEQYEQSICLGFMKIMRYICEQNSSGLYLGMTVPIVTVVHTEEAVPDIRRLVTVAYRLPSELQDRPPEPCDPDISIQEWPPATVYARGFRGVTNEGTIAREITSLAELLESPELYVRDTFVVAGYTNPASANRQNEIWFLEKPEAAFQL; encoded by the exons ATGGAGGAGGAAGCCGGTCAGGGCCGGAGCTGTGCCATGAGCGGAGGAGGGGGCTCCTCCATGGATCTCCTTCCTCCCCCGGGGGCCATCACCCTCGAGCAGCTCCAGGGGGACTTcgaggaggaggacgaagaggaggacgaggaggaagaaTGCCAGGAGGACCGGCTGCTGGCCTACTGGCAGGGGGTGGGCAGGGGCCACCAGGTGGAGGTCCCCCCAG ACATGGCAGAGCCAATCCAGCAACTGACAAGGAATAACCAGGCACAGGACAGAGAAACGGTCCCCTTCACTGTAATAAACCGAAAAGAGAAG TTTGGGGAGCTTCTTTATGAGAAGCGGCACTACGGGCCGTCCAAGTGGGCCTGCGTCAACGCGCAAGAAGAGCAGTACGAGCAGAGCATCTGCCTGGGATTCATGAAGATCATGAGATACATCTGTGAGCAGAACTCCTCAG GTCTGTACCTGGGGATGACTGTCCCCATCGTGACAGTGGTCCACACTGAGGAGGCCGTGCCGGACATCCGTAGGCTGGTGACAGTGGCCTACCGCCTGCCCTCGGAGCTTCAGGACCGCCCCCCGGAGCCCTGCGACCCTGACATCTCCATCCAGGAGTGGCCCCCGGCCACCGTCTATGCCAG GGGCTTCAGAGGCGTCACCAACGAAGGCACCATCGCAAGAGAAATCACTTCCCTGGCCGAACTTCTGGAGAGCCCCGAGCTGTATGTGCGAGATACCTTCGTGGTGGCGGGTTACACCAACCCAGCGTCGGCAAATCGGCAGAACGAAATATGGTTCCTTGAAAAACCAGAGGCTGCTTTTCAGCTGTGA